The Hyphomonas sediminis genome contains a region encoding:
- a CDS encoding aminotransferase has protein sequence MKALNPTFDGLGTTIFTTMSALAVEHGAINLGQGFPDEDGPADIRQKAADALMAGPNQYPPMAGLPALRQAVAAHDQRFYGLSYNWQDEVLVTSGATEALAACLFALLSPGDEVVLFEPLYDSYLPIIRQCGAIPKIVRLEAPDWRIPPDALAAAFSPATKLVLINSPMNPTGKLFAGGELAEIAILARRHDAYLLCDEVYEHLVFDGARHQPIAALPGMRERTLRIGSAGKTFSLTGWKVGYVSGPRELISAVAKAHQFLTFTTPPDLQAAIAYALGRDDTYYQGLAAALQAKRDRLASGLAGIGFTVLPADGTYFLTVLTDGIGPALESDEAYARWLTVEAGVAAIPCSAFYAGEAPPQNMVRFCFCKQDKVLEDAISRLAAKIGGK, from the coding sequence ATGAAAGCGCTCAATCCCACCTTCGACGGCCTTGGCACCACCATCTTCACCACCATGTCGGCCCTCGCCGTGGAGCATGGCGCCATCAATCTCGGTCAGGGCTTCCCGGATGAGGACGGCCCGGCCGACATTCGCCAGAAAGCTGCTGATGCGCTGATGGCGGGGCCCAACCAGTATCCCCCCATGGCTGGCCTGCCCGCCCTTCGTCAGGCGGTCGCCGCACATGACCAGCGCTTCTACGGTCTCTCCTATAACTGGCAGGATGAAGTCCTCGTCACGTCCGGGGCGACCGAGGCACTCGCCGCCTGCCTGTTTGCGCTTCTCTCGCCAGGGGATGAAGTTGTTCTCTTCGAGCCGCTTTATGATAGCTACCTGCCGATCATCCGCCAGTGCGGCGCCATTCCGAAGATTGTGCGCCTTGAGGCGCCCGATTGGCGCATTCCGCCGGATGCGCTCGCCGCCGCCTTCTCGCCCGCTACCAAGCTCGTCCTCATCAACTCGCCGATGAACCCAACGGGAAAACTGTTCGCGGGCGGAGAACTGGCCGAGATCGCCATCCTCGCCCGCCGGCATGACGCGTATCTCCTGTGCGATGAGGTTTACGAACACCTTGTCTTTGATGGCGCCCGCCATCAGCCTATCGCTGCCCTGCCGGGTATGCGCGAGCGCACGCTGCGCATCGGCTCTGCGGGGAAAACCTTCTCGCTCACCGGCTGGAAAGTCGGCTATGTCAGTGGCCCGCGCGAACTCATCAGCGCCGTCGCCAAGGCTCACCAGTTCCTCACCTTCACCACCCCGCCGGATCTGCAGGCCGCCATTGCTTATGCCCTTGGCCGGGATGACACCTATTATCAGGGGCTCGCCGCCGCCTTGCAGGCAAAGCGGGACCGTCTGGCCTCGGGGCTCGCCGGCATCGGCTTCACGGTCCTGCCAGCAGACGGCACATACTTCCTCACGGTGCTGACCGATGGCATCGGCCCGGCGCTGGAAAGCGACGAAGCCTATGCCCGCTGGCTGACGGTAGAGGCCGGCGTTGCCGCCATCCCGTGCAGTGCCTTCTATGCGGGCGAGGCGCCACCGCAGAACATGGTTCGTTTCTGCTTCTGCAAGCAGGACAAGGTGCTTGAGGACGCGATCAGCCGGCTTGCGGCCAAGATAGGTGGCAAGTGA
- a CDS encoding acetyl-CoA C-acyltransferase, whose protein sequence is MREAVIVSTARTALTKAGRGALNDTHGITMAGHAIKGALERAGVEAAAVEDVFLGCAAPEGATGHNVARNAALAAGCPSSTSGATINRFCSSGLQAIANAAHTVINEGAAVTVGGGVESISLVQGSGHSNRYKYFDPELAKTWPAIWMTMIETAEIVAERYGVSREYQDEYSVESQRRTAEFQQKGYMAQEIVPLKTRMKLVNKETKEETFQDVIADRDDCNRPGTTYEMVAGLKPVFSGGMVVKEGKYVTAGNASQLSDGAAAVVVMEAKEAAKRGLKPLGRFAGFNVAGCDPDEMGIGPVFAVPRLLERHGLKVDDIDLWELNEAFASQCLYSRDRLGIDPAKYNVNGGSISIGHPFGMTGARCTGSILLEGQRRKAKWGVVTMCIGGGMGAAGLFEIYS, encoded by the coding sequence ATGCGTGAAGCCGTAATCGTTTCAACAGCCCGTACTGCCCTGACCAAGGCCGGTCGCGGCGCGCTCAATGACACCCATGGCATCACCATGGCAGGCCACGCCATCAAGGGCGCGCTCGAGCGCGCTGGCGTCGAAGCCGCTGCCGTGGAAGACGTGTTCCTCGGCTGCGCCGCGCCTGAAGGCGCCACCGGTCACAACGTCGCTCGCAACGCCGCACTGGCAGCTGGCTGCCCGTCGAGCACCTCGGGCGCCACCATCAACCGCTTCTGCTCCTCGGGCCTGCAGGCAATCGCCAACGCTGCGCACACCGTGATCAACGAAGGCGCAGCCGTGACCGTCGGCGGCGGCGTGGAAAGCATCAGCCTCGTCCAGGGCTCGGGCCATTCCAACCGCTACAAATACTTCGACCCGGAACTGGCCAAAACCTGGCCGGCGATCTGGATGACCATGATCGAAACCGCCGAAATCGTTGCCGAGCGCTATGGCGTCAGCCGCGAATACCAGGACGAGTATTCGGTCGAGAGCCAGCGCCGCACCGCCGAGTTCCAGCAGAAGGGCTATATGGCACAGGAAATCGTGCCGCTGAAAACCCGCATGAAGCTGGTGAACAAGGAAACCAAGGAAGAAACCTTCCAGGACGTGATCGCTGACCGCGACGACTGCAACCGTCCGGGCACGACCTATGAAATGGTTGCCGGCCTGAAGCCGGTCTTCTCCGGCGGCATGGTCGTCAAAGAAGGCAAATACGTCACCGCGGGTAACGCCTCCCAGCTTTCCGATGGCGCCGCCGCTGTGGTCGTCATGGAAGCCAAGGAAGCCGCAAAGCGCGGCCTGAAGCCGCTCGGTCGTTTCGCTGGCTTCAACGTTGCCGGTTGCGATCCGGACGAAATGGGCATCGGCCCGGTCTTCGCCGTTCCGCGCCTGCTGGAGCGTCACGGCCTCAAGGTTGACGACATCGACCTGTGGGAACTGAACGAAGCCTTCGCCTCGCAGTGCCTTTACAGCCGCGACCGCCTCGGCATCGACCCGGCGAAATACAACGTCAATGGCGGCTCGATCTCCATCGGCCACCCCTTCGGCATGACCGGCGCCCGCTGCACCGGCTCGATCCTGCTGGAAGGCCAGCGCCGCAAAGCGAAGTGGGGCGTCGTGACCATGTGCATCGGCGGTGGCATGGGCGCTGCCGGCCTGTTCGAAATCTACAGCTAA
- a CDS encoding phosphoenolpyruvate carboxykinase, with product MSDTVAILAELGVQTKSVKKNWNEARLYETAVATGEARVAKGGALVVETGQHTGRSAKDKFTVRDALTENTVWWDNNASITPDQFDALWTDFKAHLATKDVYAQELFGGADLDYRLPVTVVTEYAWHSLFIRHLLRLPTTDELSGFKSEFTIINCPSFRADPAKHGCRSETVIAVNFAKRLVLIGGTSYAGETKKSVFTILNYLLPNQGVMPMHCSVNTSDKDDAAIFFGLSGTGKTTLSADASRTLIGDDEHGWSENGLFNFEGGCYAKMIKLSAEAEPEIYATTKQWGTVLENVVMDPTTRELDLDSAALAENSRGAYPIEAIPNASLTGRCGQPKNLIMLTADAYGIMPPIAKLTPAQAMYHFLSGYTARVAGTEKGVTEPSATFSTCFGGPFMPRHPSEYGNLLRELIARYNVDCWLVSTGWTGGPYGQGNRMPIKATRALLNAALDGSLNNVEFRKDETFGFLVPVAVPGVDAKILDPRSTWADGAAYDKQAAKLAEMFVENFEKFEAYVDEAVKASAPKPKVSA from the coding sequence ATGAGCGATACCGTAGCAATCCTGGCTGAGCTGGGCGTGCAGACCAAATCCGTAAAGAAAAACTGGAACGAGGCACGCCTTTACGAGACGGCCGTGGCGACGGGCGAAGCCCGCGTTGCCAAAGGTGGCGCGCTGGTCGTCGAGACCGGGCAACACACCGGCCGCTCCGCAAAGGACAAGTTCACGGTTCGTGATGCCCTGACGGAAAACACCGTGTGGTGGGACAACAACGCCTCCATCACGCCCGACCAGTTTGACGCTCTGTGGACGGACTTCAAAGCCCACCTGGCGACGAAGGATGTCTACGCCCAGGAACTCTTCGGCGGCGCAGACCTCGACTACCGCCTGCCCGTCACCGTGGTGACCGAGTATGCCTGGCACTCCCTCTTCATCCGTCACCTGCTCCGCCTTCCGACGACGGACGAGCTGTCTGGCTTCAAATCCGAATTCACGATCATCAACTGCCCGAGCTTCCGCGCCGACCCGGCCAAGCATGGCTGCCGCAGCGAGACGGTGATCGCGGTGAACTTCGCCAAGCGCCTCGTGCTGATCGGTGGCACGTCCTATGCCGGCGAGACCAAGAAATCGGTCTTCACGATCCTCAACTACCTGCTGCCGAACCAGGGCGTCATGCCGATGCACTGCTCGGTCAACACCTCTGACAAGGACGACGCGGCGATCTTCTTCGGCCTGTCGGGCACCGGCAAGACGACGCTGTCGGCAGACGCTTCGCGCACGCTGATCGGCGATGACGAGCATGGCTGGTCGGAAAACGGCCTCTTCAACTTTGAAGGCGGCTGCTACGCCAAGATGATCAAGCTGTCGGCCGAGGCCGAGCCGGAAATCTACGCCACCACGAAGCAGTGGGGCACCGTGCTTGAGAACGTCGTGATGGACCCGACCACGCGCGAGCTGGACCTCGACTCCGCGGCGCTGGCTGAAAACTCCCGCGGCGCCTACCCGATCGAAGCCATTCCGAACGCTTCGCTGACAGGCCGTTGCGGCCAGCCGAAAAACCTCATCATGCTGACGGCGGACGCCTATGGCATCATGCCGCCGATTGCCAAGCTGACCCCGGCGCAGGCGATGTATCACTTCCTCTCGGGCTACACCGCGCGCGTTGCCGGCACCGAGAAAGGCGTGACCGAGCCCTCGGCCACCTTCTCCACCTGCTTTGGCGGCCCGTTCATGCCGCGCCACCCGTCGGAATACGGCAACCTGCTGCGCGAGCTGATCGCGCGCTACAATGTCGATTGCTGGCTGGTCTCCACCGGCTGGACCGGCGGCCCCTATGGCCAGGGCAACCGGATGCCGATCAAGGCAACCCGCGCCCTGCTGAACGCTGCTCTCGATGGCTCGCTGAACAATGTCGAGTTCCGCAAGGACGAGACCTTCGGCTTCCTCGTTCCGGTCGCTGTTCCGGGCGTTGACGCCAAGATCCTCGACCCGCGCAGCACCTGGGCCGATGGCGCCGCTTACGACAAGCAAGCGGCAAAGCTGGCCGAGATGTTCGTCGAGAACTTCGAGAAGTTCGAAGCCTACGTCGACGAGGCGGTAAAAGCCTCTGCGCCGAAGCCGAAAGTCAGCGCGTAA
- a CDS encoding ShlB/FhaC/HecB family hemolysin secretion/activation protein, translated as MKRCVQLKPYLLLSAALSLGSVQSVFAEPQTVPEDRLDPGYESETPVIPPSDTSNLERAAADVAPSTAPSATIQGIQFVGAEVPAIVAASTEPFLGRPADTATLKELAAAMTSAYKKSNVVLFTLAIPAQDLSDGVVDILIAEGYVRDVITAAEGKRIDERRLRGYLKPVIGERPASRKNYERGMTLARREEGFKVTPRLSTLKDEPGAVALVLNVEEKENGFAFGYDSRESRLVDAGRISASGFAYSTLRRGDALRGRLTLTPDGTQSRSASVQYATPIGEDGLKFAAAGAYQETRPSSVPIEGNANFLTASLSYPVLLNFNQEVSLNAAIDRTESTNTALGSVLANENISAARLGARASWVSAKRSSTLGLTLAQGLDLGDANTTVAGGDTGFTKVKATASIVQKMGDDLFLRLKASGQWSDDILPANERLMIGGIEYGRGFDNGLVSFDKGYALSFEPAWRPLDEGSFAKSEVYLFADYADGSIVVSNLGAQTFDLSSAGIGTRISYKDYATLGLEWAEPLSRPVPGLDNNGIFTVTWALRYRPD; from the coding sequence ATGAAGCGCTGCGTTCAGCTGAAACCTTACCTGCTGCTGAGCGCGGCGCTTTCATTGGGATCGGTCCAATCGGTGTTCGCCGAACCGCAGACCGTTCCGGAGGATCGGCTGGACCCCGGATACGAAAGCGAAACCCCGGTTATTCCGCCATCTGATACATCGAACCTGGAGCGGGCGGCGGCTGACGTCGCCCCTTCAACTGCGCCAAGCGCCACCATTCAGGGCATCCAGTTCGTCGGCGCGGAAGTTCCCGCCATTGTTGCCGCCTCGACCGAACCCTTCCTTGGACGCCCCGCCGATACGGCAACCCTGAAAGAACTCGCCGCCGCAATGACGTCGGCCTACAAGAAATCCAATGTCGTTCTGTTCACGCTGGCCATTCCGGCGCAGGACCTTTCCGATGGCGTCGTAGATATTCTGATTGCGGAGGGTTATGTCCGCGATGTGATCACCGCTGCTGAAGGCAAGCGGATCGACGAGCGCCGTCTGCGCGGATACCTCAAGCCCGTGATTGGCGAACGCCCCGCCAGCCGGAAGAATTACGAGCGCGGCATGACGCTGGCCCGGCGTGAGGAAGGCTTCAAGGTTACCCCAAGGCTGAGCACACTGAAGGACGAGCCCGGCGCAGTCGCGCTGGTGCTGAATGTGGAAGAGAAAGAGAACGGCTTTGCCTTTGGCTATGACAGCCGGGAATCGAGGCTGGTGGACGCCGGACGCATCAGCGCCTCAGGCTTTGCCTATTCCACGTTGCGCCGGGGCGACGCCCTGCGTGGACGCCTGACCCTGACACCGGACGGAACGCAATCCCGCTCCGCAAGCGTGCAATACGCCACGCCGATCGGCGAAGACGGACTGAAATTCGCCGCCGCCGGCGCCTATCAGGAAACCCGGCCATCTTCCGTGCCGATTGAAGGCAATGCCAACTTCCTGACGGCGAGCCTTTCCTATCCCGTGCTTCTGAACTTCAATCAGGAAGTCTCCCTGAACGCCGCAATCGACCGGACCGAGAGCACGAATACGGCACTTGGCTCCGTGCTGGCGAACGAGAACATATCTGCTGCGCGGCTCGGCGCGCGCGCGTCCTGGGTGTCGGCAAAACGGTCTTCCACGCTGGGGCTGACCCTGGCGCAGGGGCTGGACCTGGGCGACGCCAACACGACCGTTGCCGGCGGGGACACGGGCTTCACCAAGGTGAAAGCCACGGCCAGCATTGTGCAAAAGATGGGCGACGACCTGTTCCTGCGCCTGAAGGCAAGTGGGCAGTGGTCGGATGATATTCTGCCAGCGAATGAGCGGCTGATGATCGGCGGTATCGAATATGGGCGCGGCTTCGACAACGGGCTTGTCAGTTTCGACAAGGGCTATGCCCTCTCCTTCGAGCCCGCCTGGCGGCCGTTGGATGAAGGCTCTTTTGCAAAGAGCGAAGTCTATCTGTTTGCCGACTATGCCGACGGCAGCATCGTGGTGAGTAACCTTGGCGCGCAGACATTTGATCTGAGCTCCGCCGGAATTGGCACGCGCATATCCTACAAAGACTACGCGACGCTTGGACTGGAATGGGCCGAGCCACTGAGCCGGCCTGTTCCGGGGCTCGACAACAACGGCATCTTCACGGTGACATGGGCGCTGCGCTACCGGCCAGACTGA
- a CDS encoding TlpA family protein disulfide reductase, with product MKYAALAAAFILSACAPAAAPPAPEETASAPTVTDVADGPKAQGFITENTAPPPGAQDNEDGTYRDADGRPFQYALLGQHLPEFTAPTSDGGTFSSADIKHWTVIDVWGAWCGDCVADGPYVEALSRAIAQDPDLEFVSLHTPANANRTTPEELFGKYGSLEKYFEAAGYSIPSVVLDNDASVRNALQIRWTPSYLLVSPDGVVRGFRTDLSVVEDQPIKTFIQDIAEVRKEVRDLLSSDISDIQ from the coding sequence ATGAAATATGCTGCCCTTGCCGCCGCCTTTATCCTCAGCGCCTGCGCGCCCGCCGCAGCGCCGCCTGCACCAGAGGAGACCGCTTCGGCACCTACAGTAACGGACGTGGCCGATGGCCCAAAGGCGCAGGGCTTCATCACCGAAAATACTGCGCCCCCACCCGGCGCGCAGGACAATGAAGACGGCACCTATCGCGACGCGGACGGGCGCCCGTTCCAATATGCCCTGCTGGGCCAGCACTTGCCCGAGTTCACCGCGCCAACTTCTGACGGCGGAACATTCAGCTCGGCAGATATCAAGCACTGGACCGTGATTGATGTGTGGGGCGCGTGGTGCGGCGACTGTGTCGCGGATGGGCCGTATGTCGAAGCGCTCTCGCGCGCGATTGCGCAGGATCCCGATCTCGAATTCGTGTCGCTGCACACGCCGGCCAACGCCAACCGGACAACACCGGAAGAACTCTTCGGCAAGTATGGCTCGCTGGAGAAATACTTCGAAGCAGCCGGCTATTCGATCCCGTCCGTCGTGCTGGACAATGACGCGAGCGTGCGCAACGCGCTGCAGATCCGCTGGACGCCGAGCTATCTGCTCGTCTCGCCGGACGGTGTTGTGCGCGGCTTCCGGACCGACCTTTCCGTGGTGGAAGACCAGCCGATCAAGACCTTCATCCAGGATATTGCCGAAGTGAGAAAAGAAGTGAGAGACCTTCTCTCATCGGACATTTCCGACATACAATGA